The genomic interval ACTGGGGCCGGCTACGGTGGGAACCTCGCCTGTGGTTACGTCGGCTGCCATGACTTCCTGGGGAACCACATGGTAGGTCAACACTTGAGCTAGAAGATCTTGGTTTTCAGATTGAAGCAAGGTTTCGAGAGTTCCCTCAGGTAGCGCTTCAAACGCTTCGTTGGTGGGAGCAAAGATGGTGTACGGCCCACCGGATGCTAAGGGATCAGCCAATCCTGCTGCTTCGACAGCTTGTACCAAGGTGCTGAACGAGTCATCGCTAGCAGCTACATCAACAACGCTGTTGCTGGAGGTTGCTGCGCTTGGGTCTTCAGTCGGCATATCAGGCTGATTGGCTGTTGGGTCTTCAGCAGACATGTCAGATTCGGTTGCAGTTGTATCCCCAGGGGCGGTGTCAGTTGCGGTTTCATCGGGTGTTCCACAAGCAGCTAGGGCAAAGACTGCGCCTAGTCCAATGAATCCGGCTGTGAGTTGCTTGGTGAGTGAGTGACGGTTTTTCACGATAGAACTACCTTGTTTTCATAATGTGATCTGGACGGTCATAGCAGGCTAGCCTGGATCGCGGAGGTGTAATGTCTACAACCTTGACCGCGCTGCCTCGGGGCTACAATCATCCATGACTAGGGGCTACTGAACCTCTACAAAACTTAACCGTTACTCAGATAGCTTGACCTCTATCTTGTGAATGATGTTATCTAGACAACAAGAGCTGGTGATATCTTTCTAAAGGAGCAGATAGTAACTGGCTTGCGATCGCTGTGGGTGCTATACAATGCCACGGTAGTCTTCAATGTGTACCAATGGGTCAACCGCCCCGTAGTCTGTCTAATGAGCTGGCCAAGGAGCGCAGTCGTGCTGCTGCAGAACGAACGCTTCTTGCTTGGATCCGCACGTCTCTATCTCTCATTGGTTTTGGGTTTGGAATTGACCAAGTGGTGTCTGCTATTCAACAGTCCACCCAGAGCGATCGCTTTCAATCTACTGACTTGGTGCGTGGCTTAAGCCTGGCCTTTATTGCAGTTGGGGTTTACGCCATCTTAACGGCTTCGATCGAACACCATCGAGAGCTTCAGCATATTCAGCGTGATGACTACATTTACTACTCGCGCCGCTCTGGTGCGTTGGTGGTAGCAACTGCTCTTTTTGTGATCGGTATGTTTGCCTTTATCGCCCTGTTTCTCGGTAGTCTGCTGTGAG from Candidatus Obscuribacterales bacterium carries:
- a CDS encoding fasciclin domain-containing protein gives rise to the protein MKNRHSLTKQLTAGFIGLGAVFALAACGTPDETATDTAPGDTTATESDMSAEDPTANQPDMPTEDPSAATSSNSVVDVAASDDSFSTLVQAVEAAGLADPLASGGPYTIFAPTNEAFEALPEGTLETLLQSENQDLLAQVLTYHVVPQEVMAADVTTGEVPTVAGPS
- a CDS encoding DUF202 domain-containing protein, which translates into the protein MGQPPRSLSNELAKERSRAAAERTLLAWIRTSLSLIGFGFGIDQVVSAIQQSTQSDRFQSTDLVRGLSLAFIAVGVYAILTASIEHHRELQHIQRDDYIYYSRRSGALVVATALFVIGMFAFIALFLGSLL